From Sulfuracidifex tepidarius, one genomic window encodes:
- a CDS encoding GH12 family glycosyl hydrolase domain-containing protein, which translates to MKAKSTAVIVLLLVVAGGVVSFFTIYHPDSSSIPSSSSSSSTSREASSTRGEAITSSSPTPSDSVSEILLYNSGGTFTVLGHHQSDSAYSMAEAYTPDASLMVSPFVWNMKVADGYVNMTYDGPTLNVDINMTHFQKITPSIGVNGYPGVMYGQECWFPFAGRTVESPLLELPAPVESLPYTDSCLSYSLWLDKGSIDDFSYDIWMSQDPNTTYLKFPDVEIMIWLYHQEEITSKYFVNEGTFTVPGVVNGTPENMTFSVYVLPHTGSGDGWIGVYYVSQQEMEGKVTVPLTTMVQGSFPFMEKIFKNMNESTYYLDAVQVGMEFNNDSAGTALMGYSLYNWTIQVG; encoded by the coding sequence ATGAAGGCTAAATCTACTGCAGTTATTGTTCTGCTACTTGTGGTAGCGGGAGGCGTAGTGTCTTTCTTTACAATATATCACCCGGACTCCTCTTCAATACCTTCCTCAAGTTCATCCTCTAGTACCTCAAGAGAAGCGTCCTCAACGAGAGGCGAAGCGATAACTTCTTCCAGCCCTACCCCTTCTGACTCAGTCTCAGAGATACTGCTCTATAACTCCGGCGGTACGTTCACGGTCCTGGGTCACCACCAGAGCGACAGTGCTTACTCCATGGCCGAGGCATACACCCCTGACGCGTCCCTCATGGTATCTCCTTTCGTGTGGAACATGAAGGTAGCTGACGGATACGTCAACATGACCTACGACGGGCCGACCCTCAATGTGGACATAAACATGACCCACTTCCAAAAGATCACTCCTTCCATAGGTGTGAACGGCTACCCCGGGGTCATGTACGGGCAGGAGTGTTGGTTCCCCTTCGCAGGCCGTACAGTGGAGTCTCCCCTCCTTGAGTTGCCTGCACCGGTGGAGAGCTTACCTTACACCGATTCATGTCTCTCCTATTCTCTCTGGTTAGACAAGGGGTCAATTGACGACTTCTCCTACGACATATGGATGAGCCAGGACCCTAACACGACTTACTTGAAGTTCCCCGACGTAGAGATCATGATATGGCTGTACCACCAGGAGGAAATAACCTCCAAGTACTTCGTAAATGAGGGCACCTTCACAGTGCCCGGCGTGGTTAACGGGACGCCTGAGAACATGACTTTCTCAGTGTACGTCCTACCCCACACGGGTAGCGGAGACGGTTGGATAGGAGTCTACTACGTAAGCCAACAGGAAATGGAGGGTAAGGTCACAGTACCTCTGACCACCATGGTTCAGGGGAGCTTCCCCTTCATGGAAAAGATATTCAAGAACATGAATGAGAGCACATATTACTTGGACGCTGTGCAGGTAGGAATGGAGTTCAACAACGACTCTGCTGGTACAGCACTGATGGGTTACTCCTTGTACAACTGGACTATACAAGTCGGATGA
- the speB gene encoding agmatinase, with amino-acid sequence MRQIDALKSPRFTQVSTFGRLPLLQDLHDVKAFFVGIPFDDATTYRPGARFGPMGIRQGSRLLRPYNQFLDVYTFDELNACDVGDINVIPGYLMDTMKVIEEGMVELIKGGSTPFIAGGDHSITLPVLRAMNKVHGKVNLVHFDSHYDFWDTYWGKKYTHGSWLRRALEENLLGKVVQVGIRGSTFSKDDLQDRDKLGVKSFTIRDVKRDPEGVMKEINSLEGKTYVSFDIDSVDPAFAPATGTPEVGGLTSFEVVEMVRGFKVNMVGFDVVEVAPSYDVSEITSMLAANLIYEAMSVKAKR; translated from the coding sequence ATGAGACAAATAGACGCTCTCAAATCACCGAGGTTCACACAAGTCTCCACTTTCGGTAGGCTCCCCCTCCTCCAGGACCTCCATGACGTGAAGGCCTTCTTCGTGGGGATACCCTTCGACGACGCGACGACTTACCGGCCCGGAGCGCGTTTCGGCCCGATGGGGATAAGGCAGGGGTCAAGGCTCCTGAGGCCTTACAACCAGTTCCTTGACGTGTACACCTTCGACGAGCTCAATGCCTGCGACGTGGGAGACATCAACGTGATCCCCGGGTATCTCATGGACACCATGAAGGTGATAGAGGAGGGTATGGTGGAACTCATCAAGGGAGGATCTACCCCTTTCATAGCGGGAGGTGATCATTCAATTACTCTACCAGTATTGAGGGCGATGAATAAGGTACACGGCAAGGTGAACTTGGTACACTTCGACTCGCACTACGACTTCTGGGACACGTACTGGGGAAAAAAGTACACTCACGGTTCCTGGCTCAGGAGGGCGCTAGAGGAGAACTTGCTGGGTAAGGTGGTACAGGTAGGGATAAGAGGTTCAACTTTCTCCAAGGATGACCTCCAAGACAGGGACAAGCTGGGAGTGAAGAGCTTTACCATCAGGGATGTGAAGAGGGACCCCGAGGGAGTTATGAAGGAGATCAACTCCCTGGAAGGAAAGACTTACGTCTCCTTCGACATAGACTCAGTTGACCCCGCTTTCGCCCCCGCGACCGGGACTCCCGAGGTGGGTGGGCTGACGAGCTTCGAGGTGGTGGAGATGGTGAGAGGGTTCAAGGTTAACATGGTCGGGTTCGATGTGGTTGAGGTAGCCCCCTCGTACGACGTGTCTGAGATAACCTCAATGCTTGCTGCTAACCTGATCTACGAAGCCATGAGCGTGAAGGCGAAGAGGTAG
- a CDS encoding site-specific DNA-methyltransferase, translated as MTWQDLFMIKVIFGDSRNMRELTDESISLVLTSPPYYNAPFGFPDLFPSYSAYLDLLRDVGREVYKSLEKGESRSLRHC; from the coding sequence TTGACTTGGCAAGATCTCTTCATGATTAAAGTAATCTTCGGCGATTCAAGGAACATGAGGGAGCTTACGGACGAGAGCATCAGCCTAGTCCTAACATCACCTCCTTACTATAACGCCCCGTTCGGCTTCCCTGACCTGTTCCCGAGTTACTCAGCCTACCTAGACCTCTTAAGGGACGTTGGTAGGGAGGTATACAAGTCGCTTGAGAAGGGGGAGAGCCGTAGTCTTCGTCACTGCTGA
- a CDS encoding HD domain-containing protein produces MSDVKTVKYIRDPIHGIVRIDKDLIDNPFFQRLRYVVQNGMAYMVFPSMRHSRFEHSLGTYHVASMMLDKVHGLSLGNDEKERVKRLALYHDIGHFPFSHTFEYAAKVLEYLNPGVYHTLVSLVGQREKLQTKLHEVMGMRILRELGEKELSDFMSKVYSKSEPKDDLTKVGKLIVNSDLDADRLDYLQRDSYYSGAKFGLIDPERLINTMDVTVNADSITGYMFPSKAIDDLEHFFLARFHMYSSVYNHPVIEIYNTVMAYFIAFALSKSWLTLPSDLKDFLNFTDDSVTHVLRGMRGDKDFSHFYHALVCRRRYKRASLEGSQARYFMKAIAQKGHEKELYQRLLEFKGKVVLDYVEIKTETGNILIKRSFGKKEAPRSLSDEESVVIPPERDKVYIGTYDDESAHEISEYFKEEFDVVLRFKS; encoded by the coding sequence ATGAGTGACGTGAAGACTGTTAAATACATCAGGGACCCCATACACGGTATTGTAAGGATAGATAAAGACTTAATTGATAATCCCTTCTTTCAGAGGCTGAGGTATGTAGTTCAGAATGGTATGGCGTACATGGTGTTTCCCTCCATGAGACACAGCAGATTTGAACATTCCTTGGGGACTTATCACGTTGCGTCCATGATGCTTGACAAAGTCCATGGTTTGAGCCTGGGGAACGATGAAAAGGAGAGAGTGAAGAGGTTAGCGTTATACCACGATATAGGACACTTCCCTTTCTCTCATACCTTTGAGTACGCAGCCAAAGTACTCGAATATCTAAACCCAGGAGTCTACCACACTCTTGTCAGTTTAGTGGGGCAAAGGGAGAAGTTACAGACTAAACTGCATGAAGTCATGGGGATGAGAATACTCAGGGAGCTAGGAGAAAAGGAACTATCCGACTTTATGTCTAAAGTTTACAGCAAAAGCGAGCCCAAGGACGACTTGACTAAGGTTGGAAAGCTGATCGTTAACTCAGACCTTGACGCTGATAGACTAGACTACCTACAGAGGGACTCGTACTACTCAGGGGCGAAGTTCGGGCTCATAGATCCTGAGAGGCTAATTAACACCATGGATGTGACAGTGAATGCCGATTCAATCACGGGATACATGTTCCCTTCCAAGGCCATAGACGACTTAGAACACTTCTTTCTCGCTAGATTTCACATGTATAGCTCTGTCTATAACCACCCTGTGATCGAGATATACAACACAGTCATGGCTTACTTTATTGCTTTCGCGCTCTCTAAATCCTGGTTGACTTTGCCCTCGGACTTGAAGGACTTCCTAAACTTCACTGATGACAGTGTAACTCACGTTCTTAGAGGAATGAGGGGTGACAAGGACTTCTCTCACTTTTACCATGCTCTCGTCTGCAGGAGAAGGTATAAGAGAGCCTCATTAGAGGGAAGTCAAGCTAGGTATTTCATGAAAGCCATCGCTCAGAAGGGACACGAAAAGGAACTCTATCAGAGGCTGTTAGAGTTCAAGGGTAAAGTAGTTCTAGACTACGTTGAAATAAAGACGGAGACTGGGAATATCTTAATAAAAAGGAGTTTTGGGAAAAAAGAAGCTCCGAGGAGCTTGTCGGATGAGGAGTCCGTAGTCATACCACCGGAGAGGGATAAGGTATATATAGGGACATATGACGATGAGTCTGCCCATGAAATCTCAGAGTATTTTAAAGAGGAATTTGATGTCGTCTTAAGGTTTAAATCTTGA
- the tsaA gene encoding tRNA (N6-threonylcarbamoyladenosine(37)-N6)-methyltransferase TrmO: MDCCFDYVGFIKRDDGSSSRDSLVRVELKPEFSQGLEGIEEFSHLILIYHLHLSRGYEITRRRGEKVIGVFSTRSQNRPNPLGVSVVSLVKREKNTLYVRGVNAFDGTPVLDVKPYDTWDAVNPKVPEWHNGGK, encoded by the coding sequence ATGGACTGTTGCTTCGATTACGTGGGTTTCATCAAGAGGGACGACGGTTCCTCGTCAAGGGACTCCTTGGTCAGGGTGGAGTTGAAGCCCGAGTTCTCCCAAGGTCTGGAGGGGATAGAGGAGTTCTCCCACCTCATCCTGATCTACCACCTCCACCTCTCTCGGGGGTACGAGATCACCAGGAGGAGAGGCGAGAAAGTGATAGGGGTCTTCTCGACCAGGTCCCAGAACAGACCGAATCCTCTTGGGGTCTCTGTAGTGAGCCTAGTAAAGAGGGAAAAGAACACGTTATATGTGAGGGGAGTTAACGCGTTCGACGGTACTCCCGTACTGGACGTGAAGCCGTACGACACATGGGACGCGGTAAACCCCAAGGTGCCGGAATGGCACAACGGAGGGAAATGA
- a CDS encoding RNA-guided endonuclease InsQ/TnpB family protein: protein MPDVGFRFRAYTNSQTLRALKAQLRMACELYNTLRWADSYFYARDGKGLNQTQLRQLALDLRKQDGEYKQMHSQVAQNVADRFYEARERFFKGLARFPKERKPHRWYSLVYPQSGWKVLSAKIIRKNSREAREGHPKKLMKLSLSHLGVFKVLVHRDFPLDKVKRVIVKLIPSGRIYISFVVDYEFPKLPQVNKVTALDVGIKTLIMTSDGEYFPNLKPYEKALWKVRHLHRILSRKQFLSKNWFKAKIKLAKAYEHLKNLRKDLYMRLGKHFARNYDVLVMEDIQVKKLVGNSLRRMRMRLHDVAFHELKMILKYQMEKHGKSIALVDPAYTSKTCAKCGYVKEDLTLLDRVFSCPRCGWITDRDYNASLNILRRSGSVRPLGPVEFRPLPVLRYWQGGARKQEAPSVRAG, encoded by the coding sequence ATGCCTGACGTAGGATTCAGGTTTCGAGCCTACACAAATTCGCAAACGTTGAGGGCGTTAAAGGCCCAGTTAAGGATGGCGTGTGAGCTGTACAACACCCTGCGTTGGGCAGACTCCTATTTCTATGCAAGAGATGGAAAAGGTCTGAATCAAACCCAGTTGAGACAACTAGCCCTAGACCTGAGGAAGCAGGACGGGGAGTATAAACAAATGCACTCTCAGGTGGCGCAGAACGTTGCAGATCGCTTCTACGAGGCTAGGGAGAGGTTCTTCAAGGGATTGGCGCGTTTCCCCAAGGAGAGGAAGCCCCACAGATGGTACTCGCTTGTGTACCCGCAGAGCGGGTGGAAAGTGCTGAGCGCGAAGATAATCAGGAAGAATAGCAGAGAGGCGAGGGAGGGCCACCCCAAGAAGTTGATGAAGCTGAGCCTCTCCCACCTGGGCGTCTTCAAGGTTCTGGTGCATAGGGACTTCCCCCTTGATAAGGTAAAGAGAGTGATCGTGAAGTTGATACCTTCGGGGAGGATCTACATCTCCTTCGTGGTCGATTACGAGTTCCCCAAGCTACCTCAGGTCAACAAGGTAACTGCACTTGATGTGGGCATCAAGACCCTCATCATGACTTCCGATGGGGAGTACTTCCCCAACCTGAAGCCTTACGAGAAGGCGTTATGGAAGGTGAGGCACCTACACCGAATCCTGTCCAGGAAGCAGTTCCTCTCCAAGAACTGGTTCAAAGCAAAGATCAAGTTAGCCAAGGCATACGAGCACCTCAAGAACCTGAGGAAAGACCTCTACATGAGGTTAGGTAAACACTTTGCAAGGAACTACGACGTCCTCGTTATGGAGGACATACAAGTCAAGAAGCTCGTGGGCAACTCCCTCCGAAGGATGAGGATGAGGCTCCACGACGTCGCCTTCCACGAGCTCAAGATGATCTTGAAGTACCAGATGGAGAAGCACGGTAAATCCATTGCCCTTGTGGATCCGGCGTACACGTCCAAAACCTGCGCCAAATGCGGTTACGTGAAGGAAGACCTAACCCTCCTTGACCGAGTGTTCTCCTGTCCGCGATGCGGATGGATCACAGACCGTGATTACAACGCCTCCCTGAACATCTTACGTAGATCGGGGTCGGTGCGACCCTTAGGGCCTGTGGAGTTCCGCCCTCTACCGGTACTTCGGTACTGGCAAGGTGGAGCTAGGAAGCAGGAAGCCCCGTCCGTAAGGGCGGGGTGA
- a CDS encoding DNA-methyltransferase — MIKIMQDIGFKYQERIIWKKPEGYIRISRRRGVLIQHPYPLYFYPDNIYEEIVVFKKDGNFKPRNKEESKIDISRFQREKWYSNVWEITNVLPNNKLSKFTAPFPEELARRVITLYSYVGDIVLNPFTGTGTTLKVAKEMGRDAIGYEIDLELKEVIRERIPVNTLFGEEKVEFLEREDAKRLSSGMRTKIKERLENK; from the coding sequence TTGATAAAGATAATGCAGGACATCGGGTTCAAGTACCAGGAGAGGATAATCTGGAAGAAGCCAGAGGGTTACATACGCATAAGTAGGAGGAGAGGAGTCCTGATCCAGCACCCTTACCCCCTCTATTTCTATCCAGACAACATCTACGAAGAGATAGTGGTGTTCAAGAAAGATGGGAACTTCAAACCAAGGAACAAGGAGGAGAGCAAGATAGACATTTCGAGGTTCCAAAGGGAGAAGTGGTACTCCAACGTGTGGGAGATAACTAACGTGCTACCGAATAATAAGCTGTCCAAGTTCACCGCTCCATTCCCCGAGGAGCTAGCCCGTAGGGTCATCACGTTGTACTCTTACGTTGGAGACATAGTCCTTAACCCTTTCACTGGCACTGGGACTACTTTGAAGGTCGCCAAGGAGATGGGGAGGGACGCTATAGGATATGAAATTGACTTGGAACTTAAAGAGGTCATAAGGGAGAGGATACCCGTGAACACACTCTTCGGGGAGGAGAAGGTAGAGTTCCTAGAAAGAGAAGACGCTAAACGTCTCTCCTCGGGGATGCGGACTAAAATAAAGGAGAGACTTGAGAACAAGTAA
- a CDS encoding MFS transporter: MLSQYAQYARVGSLVATVGVGFLVGDQYSLMRWFFLATGAIYLFSSWISLAIREEEVVVPPSQEVGEDVLRMIGVNTLFYVVWSFAWPLFPLAEVHVYHMDEVNLAFITLIGGVSGLVLQRRIGEWMDRNRRVVMFVGRVALATFPLAYSLADNVYEIYVAYVMMGVTGPVNAIAYTSFVYDNTKNVRKAISFLSVGEGVGSIAGSLLGSLSFVALSAFLPLAVAVRSLLFLAAVMRIGISFLYLSIHDRKEERDKRKGSEAYSV, from the coding sequence GTGCTGTCTCAGTACGCACAGTACGCCAGGGTAGGTAGCCTCGTGGCCACAGTTGGGGTGGGGTTCCTCGTCGGGGACCAGTACTCTCTGATGAGGTGGTTCTTCCTGGCGACGGGGGCAATCTACCTCTTCTCCTCTTGGATATCACTTGCAATCAGGGAAGAGGAAGTCGTCGTGCCTCCCTCCCAGGAGGTAGGGGAGGACGTGTTGAGGATGATAGGGGTCAACACCCTATTCTACGTGGTTTGGTCCTTCGCGTGGCCACTCTTCCCCCTGGCTGAAGTGCACGTGTACCACATGGACGAGGTCAACCTCGCCTTCATAACCCTGATCGGGGGTGTGTCCGGGTTAGTCCTGCAGAGGAGGATAGGTGAGTGGATGGACAGGAACAGACGTGTCGTGATGTTCGTGGGAAGGGTGGCCCTGGCGACTTTCCCGCTCGCCTATTCCCTTGCAGACAACGTTTACGAGATATACGTAGCCTACGTCATGATGGGAGTAACCGGGCCTGTGAACGCGATAGCTTACACTTCCTTCGTGTACGACAACACTAAGAACGTGAGGAAGGCTATATCTTTCCTGAGCGTGGGTGAAGGGGTAGGGTCTATCGCGGGATCTCTCCTGGGGTCATTGTCTTTCGTGGCCCTTTCCGCGTTCCTGCCCCTCGCTGTCGCTGTCAGGTCACTCCTCTTCCTAGCTGCCGTGATGAGGATAGGGATATCGTTCCTCTACCTCTCGATCCACGACAGGAAAGAGGAACGCGACAAGAGGAAGGGGTCCGAGGCGTACTCTGTCTAG
- a CDS encoding winged helix-turn-helix domain-containing protein, translating to MTPAQRRILELTKRKPRTFSELRRDTGLTDAGLYKALQSLEKGGYIQKKDLGYTITTKGLNAIEREKVFRQGSITVFYEGVSEEKVKEICKALSDEEGKFYIHAFREDNPSEIDEILGLSILVPELLDNK from the coding sequence TTGACACCGGCTCAGAGGAGAATACTCGAACTGACGAAAAGGAAGCCTAGGACGTTCTCCGAGTTGAGGAGAGACACCGGGTTGACCGATGCGGGGCTTTACAAAGCGTTACAGTCCTTAGAGAAGGGTGGGTACATCCAAAAGAAAGACTTGGGGTACACGATAACCACGAAGGGACTCAACGCGATAGAAAGAGAGAAAGTGTTTAGACAAGGGAGTATCACAGTGTTTTACGAGGGTGTCTCGGAGGAGAAAGTAAAAGAGATATGTAAAGCGCTGAGCGACGAAGAAGGTAAATTCTACATCCACGCCTTCAGAGAGGACAATCCCTCCGAGATAGACGAAATCTTGGGTCTGTCAATCCTCGTCCCTGAGCTGTTAGATAATAAATGA
- a CDS encoding alcohol dehydrogenase catalytic domain-containing protein: MRGTDIPCLVVMIAKALVFHNELSMKDVKLEGDYRVLYVGICGTDIAILKGSYKPRKLPLVLGHEFSLEVDGKVYTSEINVVDWTCDYCRRGEYTHCENRKAIGIDLDGAMRENISVPRYLLHRGNTPLASSLAEPTAAVLRMVELLRPSPEDRALVIGDGPVGIISALVLSREGLDVTLKGKHRERMMVASSMGVKVAEPQGKYEVVVEATGGNALNEAVQHVKPMGKVAVKSTHGLNVPLDQTKVAVEEISVIGSRCGPFYLWDKAVRYTKELGLEDMVKMYSFRDYAQAFRDVMERRVVKAVLDLS; the protein is encoded by the coding sequence GTGAGGGGGACTGACATACCGTGTCTCGTGGTGATGATCGCGAAAGCACTAGTCTTCCACAACGAGCTCTCCATGAAGGACGTCAAACTTGAAGGGGACTACAGAGTACTCTACGTGGGGATATGCGGGACAGACATAGCGATCCTGAAGGGGAGTTATAAGCCCAGGAAGCTACCCCTCGTGCTAGGGCACGAGTTCTCCCTGGAAGTAGACGGAAAGGTATACACGTCCGAGATCAACGTGGTTGACTGGACTTGCGACTACTGTAGGAGAGGGGAATATACCCACTGCGAGAACAGGAAGGCGATAGGGATAGACCTAGACGGGGCCATGAGGGAGAACATCTCCGTACCAAGGTACCTCCTCCACCGCGGGAATACACCGCTTGCGTCATCCCTCGCGGAACCGACAGCTGCAGTGCTTAGGATGGTGGAACTTCTCCGTCCCTCCCCCGAGGACAGAGCGCTGGTGATAGGTGACGGTCCCGTTGGTATCATATCTGCCCTCGTGCTCTCGAGGGAAGGGCTAGACGTGACGCTCAAGGGTAAACACAGGGAAAGGATGATGGTAGCATCCTCCATGGGGGTCAAGGTAGCTGAGCCTCAGGGGAAATACGAGGTTGTGGTCGAGGCCACGGGAGGGAACGCGCTCAACGAGGCTGTCCAACACGTGAAACCGATGGGGAAGGTAGCCGTGAAGTCTACCCACGGCCTAAACGTTCCTCTTGACCAGACTAAGGTCGCTGTGGAGGAGATCTCCGTGATAGGGAGCAGATGCGGGCCTTTCTACCTCTGGGACAAGGCAGTGAGGTACACGAAAGAGCTGGGCCTAGAGGACATGGTGAAGATGTACAGCTTTCGCGACTACGCACAAGCTTTCAGGGACGTCATGGAGAGGAGAGTCGTGAAGGCAGTCCTCGATCTCTCGTAA